A genomic segment from Janthinobacterium sp. 64 encodes:
- the ylqF gene encoding ribosome biogenesis GTPase YlqF — MNAARKKAAETMENTDLVIEVVDARLPAASCNPMVDELRLFRQRPCLKILNKTDLADPAATAAWVAYFNAQEGVTAYAMTTKKPGDVARIPDLAKSLAPHRGVPTKPLRIMIMGIPNVGKSTLMNALLKKRVAKVGDEPAVTKMQQKLYLDKNTILVDTPGMLWPKIAIPSDGLMLAASHAIGSNALIEEEVAVFLAEELLKRYPDLLATRYGTKVGEVDAIGVVEGIAAKRGFRIKGGDYDFEKASHTLLLDYRSGILGRISLETPDTRAALLAQHAAEMAEKAAKAAEIAAEKAKNAARGKRGS, encoded by the coding sequence ATGAACGCGGCCCGCAAGAAAGCGGCCGAGACCATGGAAAACACCGACCTGGTGATTGAAGTGGTGGACGCGCGCCTGCCGGCAGCCAGCTGCAATCCCATGGTGGACGAGTTGCGCCTGTTCCGCCAGCGCCCTTGCCTGAAGATCCTCAACAAGACCGACCTGGCCGATCCTGCCGCCACGGCCGCCTGGGTGGCGTACTTCAATGCCCAGGAAGGCGTGACCGCGTACGCGATGACGACCAAGAAGCCGGGCGACGTGGCGCGCATCCCTGACCTGGCCAAATCGCTGGCGCCGCACCGGGGCGTGCCGACGAAACCGCTGCGCATCATGATCATGGGCATCCCCAACGTGGGCAAGTCGACCCTGATGAACGCGCTGCTGAAAAAGCGCGTGGCCAAGGTGGGCGACGAGCCGGCAGTGACGAAAATGCAGCAAAAGCTGTACCTGGACAAGAACACCATCCTCGTCGACACGCCCGGCATGCTGTGGCCGAAGATCGCCATCCCCAGCGATGGCCTGATGCTGGCCGCCAGCCACGCCATCGGCTCGAACGCGCTGATCGAAGAGGAAGTGGCCGTGTTCCTGGCCGAGGAATTGCTCAAGCGCTACCCGGACTTGCTGGCGACCCGCTACGGCACCAAGGTCGGTGAAGTCGACGCCATCGGCGTGGTCGAGGGCATTGCCGCCAAGCGCGGCTTCCGCATCAAGGGCGGCGACTACGATTTCGAGAAAGCGTCGCACACCTTGCTGCTCGACTACCGCAGCGGCATCCTCGGACGTATCTCTCTGGAAACGCCGGACACGCGCGCGGCCCTGCTGGCCCAGCACGCGGCCGAGATGGCGGAAAAAGCGGCCAAGGCGGCCGAGATTGCCGCCGAGAAGGCGAAGAATGCGGCGCGCGGCAAGCGCGGCTCGTAA
- a CDS encoding DODA-type extradiol aromatic ring-opening family dioxygenase — protein MQEHTFPTYFLSHGGGPWPFMKEQFGGRYDVLEASLQDIPRQIGARPKAVLVVTAHWEGPQFLVSASAQPGMIYDYSGFPPHTYQIQYPAPGAPALAAQVKQLLDAAGHPARLDHERGFDHGTFSALFPIYPQADVPLVQLSLKHGYDPLTHVEVGRALASLRRQGVLIVGSGLSYHNLRQFGQAGAVASHQFDAWLRQTMALPPEQRLAQLLAWDRAPGARQAHPQEDHLLPLMVALGAAEQEAAQVVYHEDDFFGALAVTSFRFGTTGGN, from the coding sequence ATGCAAGAACACACCTTCCCCACCTACTTCCTGTCGCACGGCGGCGGCCCGTGGCCGTTCATGAAAGAGCAGTTCGGCGGCCGCTACGACGTGCTCGAAGCATCGTTGCAGGATATCCCGCGCCAGATCGGCGCGCGCCCGAAAGCCGTGCTGGTGGTGACGGCGCACTGGGAAGGGCCGCAATTTCTCGTCTCGGCCAGCGCGCAGCCGGGCATGATCTACGATTATTCGGGCTTTCCGCCGCACACCTATCAAATCCAGTACCCGGCACCGGGCGCGCCGGCACTGGCGGCACAGGTAAAACAATTGCTCGACGCGGCCGGCCACCCGGCGCGCCTCGACCACGAGCGGGGCTTCGACCACGGCACCTTCAGCGCCCTGTTCCCCATCTACCCGCAGGCGGACGTGCCGCTGGTGCAGCTGTCGCTGAAACACGGCTATGACCCGCTGACCCATGTCGAGGTGGGCCGCGCTCTGGCCAGCCTGCGCCGGCAAGGCGTGCTGATCGTCGGCAGCGGCCTGTCTTACCATAACCTGCGCCAGTTCGGCCAGGCGGGCGCCGTCGCCTCGCACCAGTTCGACGCCTGGCTGCGCCAGACCATGGCCCTGCCGCCAGAACAAAGGCTGGCGCAACTGCTGGCCTGGGACCGTGCCCCCGGCGCGCGCCAGGCCCATCCGCAGGAAGATCACTTGCTGCCGCTGATGGTGGCGCTCGGCGCGGCCGAGCAGGAAGCGGCGCAGGTGGTGTACCACGAGGACGATTTTTTTGGGGCGCTGGCGGTGACCAGTTTCCGGTTTGGAACGACTGGCGGAAATTAG
- a CDS encoding LysR family transcriptional regulator codes for MDTLRSMRVFRAVVELDSFVRASERLDLSPAMVSKHVMHLERHLGARLLNRSSRHLSLTEIGKVYFEQCRDMLDNLDEVEATVGRTTVVPRGMLRLSAPVWFANAIFTRTLVAYRERFPEVTFDIDLSGRVVNLVEEGFDLALRVSQAPSPALIARPIGSIAFHLVAAPAYLARAGHPHVPQDLAQHAMISYSLLSNGNELTFDGPQGHETVKFTPVLQCNNESLLHAAALDGMGIALLPSWQTDADLAAGRLVRLFDDFKLAGGSVYAVYTSRRYLSSKVRTFIDFLADEGRLGR; via the coding sequence ATGGATACCTTGCGCAGCATGCGCGTGTTTCGCGCCGTGGTGGAACTGGACAGCTTCGTGCGCGCCAGCGAGCGCCTCGATCTGTCGCCGGCCATGGTCAGCAAGCACGTGATGCACCTGGAGCGCCACCTGGGCGCGCGCCTGCTGAACCGCAGCAGCCGCCACCTGAGCCTGACGGAAATCGGCAAGGTGTACTTCGAACAGTGCCGCGACATGCTCGACAACCTCGACGAGGTGGAAGCGACCGTGGGCCGCACGACCGTGGTGCCGCGCGGCATGCTGCGCCTGAGCGCGCCCGTCTGGTTCGCCAATGCCATCTTTACGCGCACTCTGGTGGCCTACCGCGAGCGCTTTCCGGAAGTGACGTTCGACATCGACTTGAGCGGAAGAGTCGTCAATCTGGTGGAAGAGGGTTTCGACCTGGCCCTGCGCGTGAGCCAGGCGCCATCGCCGGCCCTGATCGCGCGGCCCATCGGCAGCATCGCCTTTCACCTGGTGGCCGCGCCCGCCTACCTGGCGCGCGCGGGCCATCCGCACGTGCCGCAGGACCTGGCGCAGCACGCAATGATCAGCTATTCGCTGTTATCAAATGGCAATGAATTGACGTTTGACGGCCCGCAGGGACACGAGACGGTGAAGTTTACGCCCGTGCTGCAATGCAACAACGAAAGCCTGCTGCATGCGGCCGCGCTCGACGGCATGGGCATCGCCTTGCTGCCGTCGTGGCAAACGGATGCGGACCTGGCGGCCGGGCGGCTGGTGCGCCTCTTCGACGATTTCAAGTTGGCGGGCGGCAGTGTCTACGCCGTCTACACGAGCCGCCGCTACCTGTCCTCGAAAGTGCGCACCTTCATCGACTTCCTGGCCGATGAAGGGCGCCTGGGCCGCTGA
- a CDS encoding TonB-dependent receptor domain-containing protein, with translation MMPASPALTIAMRTLLLCALAMPACAQEGVAGVDGAAPGVTHGDLSTELAQGGQHSVRGALSRDQDGMSLDVAVDALRNGNYRDGSVFHQRGFNGGAEWKLRQGRFGFSADQLNQDTRYPAPEAPFLALLAARPEDLYRYEVRRASAFVQRYVGKFELGVELSQREKRATAHYAGAGGSSESRYSSRRRQLAPRVRHYDKVGGVGTDTEVGLDLMQWERRSGRDGDGRRRQYSRALLLREELAFGGPYAPRLLLGLRHEQFQLDPADLPAGGSDWENQNAWDVQGSLQLRPQLSVYAKAARSYRIDDDGYTRAGYRPLAGQLRRETEVGATFGDAARSASVRVFSERLSNQIVFDQNLGQLGFAGNLDPSRRDGIAIEAGMALARDWRLDAQLRQVHARYDDYTYDGPDIALVPKTRASLRLYWTGQAGASADMGVQWLRALRYGPDFGNSCLAQVPAFATVDGRYVRKLGAWELELAGSNLANRRHYGDAPGCRSSIYLNDARQLRVSARYHF, from the coding sequence ATGATGCCTGCCTCTCCCGCCCTGACCATCGCCATGCGCACCTTGCTGCTGTGCGCCCTGGCCATGCCGGCGTGCGCGCAGGAAGGCGTGGCTGGCGTGGACGGCGCTGCGCCCGGCGTCACGCATGGCGACTTGTCCACCGAACTGGCGCAGGGCGGCCAGCACAGCGTGCGCGGCGCCCTGTCGCGCGACCAGGACGGCATGTCGCTCGATGTGGCCGTCGACGCGCTGCGCAATGGCAATTACCGCGATGGCAGCGTGTTTCACCAGCGCGGCTTTAACGGCGGCGCGGAATGGAAGCTGCGCCAGGGCCGTTTCGGCTTCAGCGCCGACCAGCTGAACCAGGACACCCGCTATCCCGCGCCCGAGGCGCCCTTCCTGGCCTTGCTGGCGGCCCGCCCGGAAGACCTGTACCGCTATGAAGTGCGGCGCGCCAGCGCTTTCGTGCAGCGCTATGTCGGCAAGTTCGAGCTGGGCGTGGAGCTGTCGCAGCGGGAAAAGCGCGCCACCGCCCACTATGCGGGCGCGGGCGGCAGCAGCGAATCGAGGTACAGCAGCCGCCGCCGGCAACTGGCGCCCCGCGTGCGTCATTACGACAAGGTGGGCGGCGTGGGCACGGATACGGAAGTGGGCCTGGACCTGATGCAGTGGGAGCGGCGCTCGGGCCGCGATGGCGATGGACGGCGCCGGCAGTATTCGCGCGCGCTGCTGCTGCGCGAAGAGCTGGCGTTCGGCGGCCCGTATGCGCCGCGTTTGCTGCTGGGCTTGCGGCATGAACAGTTCCAGCTCGATCCGGCCGACCTGCCCGCCGGCGGCAGCGACTGGGAAAACCAGAACGCCTGGGACGTGCAGGGCAGCCTGCAGCTGCGCCCGCAGCTGAGCGTTTACGCCAAGGCCGCGCGCAGCTACCGCATCGATGACGACGGCTATACCCGCGCCGGCTACCGCCCCCTGGCGGGCCAGCTGCGGCGCGAAACGGAAGTGGGTGCCACCTTCGGCGACGCGGCGCGCAGCGCTTCCGTGCGCGTCTTCAGCGAGCGCCTGAGCAACCAGATCGTCTTCGACCAGAACCTGGGCCAGCTGGGCTTTGCGGGCAACCTCGACCCCTCGCGCCGCGACGGCATCGCCATCGAGGCGGGCATGGCGCTGGCGCGCGACTGGCGCCTCGACGCGCAGCTACGGCAAGTGCACGCGCGCTATGACGATTACACCTACGATGGCCCGGATATCGCCCTCGTGCCCAAGACCCGCGCCAGCCTGCGCCTGTACTGGACGGGGCAGGCCGGCGCCAGTGCCGACATGGGCGTGCAATGGCTGCGCGCCCTGCGCTATGGCCCCGATTTCGGCAACAGCTGCCTGGCGCAGGTGCCCGCATTCGCCACCGTGGACGGACGCTATGTGCGCAAGCTGGGCGCCTGGGAGCTGGAACTGGCCGGCAGCAACCTGGCCAACCGCCGCCATTACGGCGATGCGCCCGGTTGCCGCTCGAGCATTTACCTCAACGATGCGCGCCAGCTGCGCGTGTCGGCGCGCTACCATTTTTGA
- a CDS encoding thiol:disulfide interchange protein DsbA/DsbL: protein MRFLRFLRPLLAAVTLVAATGGAMAADIGFTTLPTPVRTDTGKKVEVVEYFMYSCPHCYVLDPLMHDWVKKQGDKIAFRRVHLAATGPKDPQAHAYATLEAMGQLDQFHDKIFRAIHVERNRLNRDDAILDLLVKNGIDKAKYLDMFNSFGVQTKLKRNEQLITASKIESAPTIVIDGRFVTSPAQLSRPGQSERQTQDATLRVMDELVARTLKERAPAPAKK, encoded by the coding sequence ATGCGTTTTCTGCGTTTCTTGCGCCCCCTGCTTGCCGCCGTCACCCTGGTGGCGGCCACCGGCGGCGCCATGGCTGCCGATATCGGCTTTACCACGCTCCCGACGCCAGTGCGCACGGACACGGGCAAGAAGGTGGAAGTGGTCGAGTACTTCATGTATTCGTGCCCGCACTGCTACGTGCTCGATCCGCTGATGCACGACTGGGTCAAGAAGCAGGGCGACAAGATCGCCTTCCGCCGCGTCCACCTGGCCGCCACCGGCCCGAAAGACCCGCAGGCGCACGCGTATGCCACGCTGGAAGCGATGGGCCAGCTGGACCAGTTCCACGACAAGATCTTCCGCGCCATCCACGTCGAGCGCAACCGCCTGAACCGCGATGACGCCATCCTCGACCTGCTGGTCAAGAACGGCATCGACAAGGCGAAATACCTGGACATGTTCAACTCCTTCGGCGTGCAGACCAAGCTGAAACGCAACGAGCAGCTGATCACCGCCAGCAAGATCGAGAGCGCGCCGACCATCGTCATCGACGGCCGCTTCGTCACGTCGCCGGCGCAGCTGTCGCGTCCGGGCCAGTCCGAGCGCCAGACGCAGGATGCAACCCTGCGTGTGATGGATGAACTGGTGGCGCGCACCCTGAAAGAGCGCGCTCCCGCGCCAGCGAAGAAGTAA
- a CDS encoding SDR family oxidoreductase, producing MKEVILITGSSRGIGAATALLAARQGYAVCINYVRDAQAADALCARIVADGGEAIAVQADASDEADVARLFAEVDARLGTLTALVNNVGVLEQKCRLVDMSVQRLERVLRTNVISYFLCCQQAVRRMSTAHGGQGGRIVNVSSAAARIGSPDEYIDYAASKGAVDTLTLGLAKEVAAEGIRVNGVRPGIIHTEIHASGGEPGRVARLAPGVPMQRGGQPEEIADAILYLLGPGATYVTGSILDVAGGR from the coding sequence ATGAAGGAAGTGATCTTGATTACGGGCAGCAGCCGCGGCATCGGTGCGGCGACGGCGCTGCTGGCGGCGCGCCAGGGCTATGCCGTGTGCATCAACTATGTGCGCGATGCACAGGCGGCCGACGCACTGTGTGCGCGCATCGTGGCCGACGGGGGCGAGGCCATCGCCGTGCAGGCCGACGCCAGCGATGAAGCGGACGTGGCGCGCCTGTTTGCGGAAGTCGACGCACGTTTGGGAACGCTCACGGCGCTGGTCAACAATGTGGGGGTGCTGGAGCAGAAATGCCGGCTCGTCGACATGTCCGTGCAGCGCCTGGAACGCGTGCTGCGCACCAACGTGATCAGTTATTTCCTGTGCTGCCAGCAGGCCGTGCGGCGCATGTCGACGGCCCATGGCGGGCAGGGCGGGCGCATCGTGAATGTCTCGTCGGCGGCCGCGCGCATCGGTTCGCCGGACGAATACATCGATTACGCGGCCTCGAAAGGCGCCGTCGATACCCTGACCCTGGGCCTGGCGAAGGAAGTGGCGGCCGAGGGCATCCGCGTCAACGGCGTGCGGCCCGGCATCATCCATACGGAGATCCACGCGTCTGGCGGCGAACCGGGGCGCGTGGCGCGCCTGGCGCCCGGCGTGCCCATGCAGCGCGGCGGCCAGCCCGAAGAAATCGCCGACGCGATTTTGTACCTGCTGGGGCCGGGCGCGACCTACGTGACGGGCAGCATCCTCGACGTGGCTGGCGGGCGCTGA
- a CDS encoding ester cyclase has product MPVSASAFAPALLSLSLLAAAPADAATDLPMPAHLSGAAATDTTALAARRYAAFWQSGAPALARQALADDFIDRTLPAGRPQGLAGPLQASQVFHAAVPDLKVAIEQMLVAGDRVTLRLHFTGRFTGVFPTPQGELRGQGQAIDFYAFDLYRVNAQGRISDNWHLEDNLTLLRQLGVLPQ; this is encoded by the coding sequence ATGCCCGTATCTGCCTCCGCTTTTGCCCCCGCCCTCCTGTCCCTCTCGCTGCTGGCCGCCGCGCCAGCCGATGCCGCCACCGATTTACCCATGCCGGCCCACTTGTCCGGCGCCGCTGCCACGGATACAACGGCGCTGGCCGCGCGCCGCTACGCCGCGTTCTGGCAGAGCGGCGCCCCGGCCCTGGCGCGCCAGGCGCTGGCCGATGATTTTATTGACCGCACCTTGCCCGCGGGCCGTCCGCAGGGACTGGCCGGCCCGCTGCAGGCGTCGCAAGTGTTCCATGCGGCCGTGCCGGATTTGAAGGTCGCCATCGAGCAGATGCTGGTGGCCGGCGACCGGGTTACCCTGCGCCTGCATTTCACGGGCCGCTTCACCGGCGTCTTTCCTACGCCGCAGGGCGAGCTGCGCGGCCAGGGCCAAGCCATCGATTTTTACGCGTTCGACCTGTACCGCGTGAATGCGCAAGGGCGCATCAGCGACAACTGGCACCTGGAAGACAACCTGACCCTGTTGCGCCAGCTGGGCGTTCTGCCGCAGTAA
- a CDS encoding LysR substrate-binding domain-containing protein — MSRGGAGRLAEIALFLDAAALGSFSAAGRKHGLSPAAASAAIARLETALGATLFERTTRQLRLTDEGAHYRRYSEQALDLLAQAEDGLHTGGDAVRGVVRISAPSDIGRQLLLPMLDRFAALHPQVRHALTLTDATANLVQDDVDLAIRYGELPDSDMVARLLHPGRRVVCVAPALAARVGVPAAPRDLAQLPTLVLTAGDGAPQEWRYRENGKRHGLRLQGAWHSNDGEIIRRWAVAGHGYAYKSLLDIGDDLRAGRLQTVLDEYFSDSVPLNLLYRRSRFQPPRVALLAEFLLQQFAALQA; from the coding sequence ATGAGCCGCGGCGGCGCCGGGCGCCTGGCGGAAATCGCGCTGTTCCTCGACGCCGCGGCGCTGGGCAGCTTTTCCGCGGCCGGCCGCAAGCACGGCCTGTCGCCGGCCGCCGCCAGCGCCGCCATCGCGCGCCTGGAAACGGCGCTGGGCGCCACGCTGTTCGAACGCACGACGCGCCAGCTGCGCCTGACGGATGAAGGTGCGCACTACCGCCGCTACAGCGAACAGGCACTGGACTTGCTGGCGCAGGCGGAAGATGGCTTGCACACGGGCGGCGACGCCGTGCGCGGCGTGGTGCGCATCTCGGCGCCGTCCGACATCGGCCGCCAATTGCTGCTGCCCATGCTCGACCGCTTTGCCGCGCTGCACCCGCAGGTGCGCCATGCGCTGACCCTGACGGACGCCACGGCCAACCTGGTGCAGGACGACGTCGACCTGGCCATCCGCTACGGCGAGCTGCCCGACAGCGACATGGTGGCGCGCCTGCTGCACCCGGGCCGGCGCGTCGTCTGCGTGGCGCCCGCGCTGGCCGCCAGGGTCGGCGTGCCGGCCGCGCCGCGCGACCTGGCACAGCTGCCGACGCTGGTGCTCACGGCCGGCGACGGCGCGCCGCAGGAATGGCGCTACCGCGAAAACGGCAAGCGCCACGGCCTGCGCCTGCAAGGCGCCTGGCACAGCAACGACGGTGAAATCATCCGCCGCTGGGCCGTGGCCGGCCATGGCTATGCCTACAAATCGCTGCTCGACATCGGCGACGACCTGCGCGCGGGACGCCTGCAGACGGTGCTCGACGAATATTTTTCCGATAGCGTGCCACTGAACCTGCTGTACCGGCGCAGCCGCTTCCAGCCGCCGCGCGTGGCCCTGCTGGCCGAGTTCTTGCTGCAGCAATTCGCCGCGCTGCAAGCCTGA
- a CDS encoding efflux RND transporter periplasmic adaptor subunit, with the protein MVSKLTRYAITVLLLAAALWTGKTVWDRYMESPWTRDGRIKADIVNISADVAGTVTDVLVRDNQVVQKGDVLFVVDKERYASALAQADAVLAAQKTEMGRRGKEAQRRASLDASIISTESRESAAFAASSATSQVQAAVAARALAQLNLERTTVRAPVSGYVTNLNVHKGDFAAVGAAKLAVIDSASYYVVGYFEETKLGMLAQDDKAEMNLMSGGTLHGHIESIARGITDRDAATGRELLADVNPTFNWVRLAQRVPVRIHIDEQDKNQVLVAGTTCTVVITPHSAPAPKPAAAHPA; encoded by the coding sequence ATGGTAAGCAAACTGACCCGCTATGCAATCACCGTGCTGCTATTGGCAGCCGCCCTGTGGACAGGCAAGACCGTCTGGGACCGCTACATGGAGTCGCCGTGGACGCGCGACGGCCGCATCAAGGCCGACATCGTCAACATCAGCGCCGACGTGGCCGGCACCGTCACGGACGTGCTAGTGCGCGACAACCAGGTGGTGCAAAAAGGCGACGTGCTGTTCGTCGTCGACAAGGAACGCTATGCCAGCGCGCTGGCGCAGGCCGACGCCGTGCTGGCCGCGCAAAAAACGGAAATGGGCCGCCGCGGCAAGGAGGCGCAGCGCCGCGCAAGCCTCGACGCCAGCATCATCTCGACGGAAAGCCGCGAGAGCGCGGCCTTTGCCGCCAGCTCGGCCACCTCGCAAGTGCAAGCCGCCGTGGCCGCCCGCGCGCTGGCGCAATTGAACCTCGAGCGCACCACCGTGCGCGCGCCCGTCAGCGGCTACGTGACGAACCTGAACGTGCACAAGGGCGATTTCGCCGCCGTCGGCGCGGCCAAGCTGGCCGTCATCGACAGCGCCTCGTACTACGTCGTCGGCTACTTCGAAGAGACCAAGCTGGGCATGCTGGCGCAGGACGACAAGGCGGAAATGAACCTGATGAGCGGCGGCACCCTGCATGGCCACATCGAAAGCATCGCGCGCGGCATCACCGACCGCGACGCCGCCACGGGCCGCGAACTGCTGGCCGACGTCAACCCCACCTTCAACTGGGTGCGCCTGGCGCAGCGCGTGCCTGTGCGCATCCACATCGACGAGCAAGACAAGAACCAGGTCCTGGTGGCTGGCACCACTTGCACCGTGGTGATCACGCCGCATTCGGCACCGGCGCCGAAACCAGCGGCCGCGCACCCCGCATGA
- a CDS encoding DUF1656 domain-containing protein yields the protein MPREFALFGILIPTLLPLFLLSITLQTLLDRVLGWLGVYRMVWHPSLARLCIFIVIFGALALSLYK from the coding sequence ATGCCGCGTGAATTCGCCCTGTTCGGAATTCTGATTCCTACCCTGCTGCCCCTGTTCCTCCTCAGCATAACCCTGCAAACCCTGCTCGACCGCGTGCTGGGCTGGCTGGGCGTGTACCGCATGGTGTGGCACCCGTCGCTGGCGCGGCTGTGCATCTTCATCGTCATCTTCGGCGCACTGGCGCTGTCGCTGTACAAATAA